From one Gracilimonas sp. genomic stretch:
- a CDS encoding nuclear transport factor 2 family protein, whose protein sequence is MNRVLISLPTFLALISIALLTSCTQVNPQQEKEALTKLLGEFLENVDDPKMHDRLWAEDLVYTGSAGTRHGKDVIMDGMQESESETSQSAGPKYSYDSLHVKVFGKTAALTFRLIAETPDDTLCYLNSGFFEKRDGKWKAVVWQATRMADSSDD, encoded by the coding sequence ATGAATAGAGTACTTATCAGTTTACCGACTTTTTTAGCCCTCATATCAATTGCCTTATTAACCAGTTGCACGCAGGTGAACCCCCAACAGGAAAAAGAAGCGCTGACAAAGTTATTGGGTGAGTTTTTGGAAAATGTAGATGATCCCAAAATGCACGACCGGTTGTGGGCCGAAGACTTGGTTTACACTGGCTCTGCAGGTACCCGCCATGGAAAGGATGTGATCATGGATGGCATGCAGGAATCGGAATCTGAAACCTCTCAATCAGCAGGTCCGAAGTATTCTTATGATAGTCTCCATGTGAAAGTTTTCGGTAAAACCGCAGCCCTCACTTTCCGGTTAATAGCTGAAACACCCGATGATACTTTATGTTATCTGAACAGTGGTTTTTTCGAGAAACGAGACGGAAAATGGAAAGCGGTTGTCTGGCAGGCTACCCGAATGGCGGATTCTTCCGATGATTAA
- a CDS encoding LamG-like jellyroll fold domain-containing protein, producing the protein MKYHLSCLREQPFFILLLFILLLPASNIFAQSEDSEPVLHLAFENSVVDSTGLNPDITVEGGQYVEDRNGNPNSAFYFDGIDDAITIADTDNALDSISNSTGITFMLWFKVEGFPEYISRSMFLERYDEFIDDYWKSEGYHFGINNVGFLHVRAGGVGGGNFLVENDQWLHLAVTMKNGDFKTYINGELNAEGERWFKSASDSPITIGSTRFSDQKYIGRMDDLKIYDHVVDVNTIRKAADVRPIIDEKIVDISFSNTIADSSFFQYPIYEFSETGKGDGTFIKDRFGSENQAYDFKNAEKPIRISDEKFYQTFDNREEFTLSTWLYLDSYATKDVEQIIAGVPFNTYGDYPGFVLEMEEGGYLKFYTRDMRLEKKNQLPQNQWVNVAITYDGEKPELFINGKKDQNTRLIRHIGIEKKNIGNEREFYLGSDLNFERNFEGALDDIALYNYVLTENEIQNSVIDYEFEFDQPQESVLTYLPFEGSVTDQADIDNDISIAGGSLTTDRFNNDDRAFSLDQEDFITYNDTDNRIDSLYKGFTFSSWVKIKSLNGTGSYSVLLSREDEGISDKFEVEIRKATRGYFKNSLAFTINGKTTAVSSTDIVEGHWIHLGFTFNGDSLKTFLNGDLLSVSTYETSLSVNDSDLYIGGKAIYGNNEQGFAGSVDDVRLYNYVIEDSTMKSFYDLYTEGRKFKKEQLVYLPFSGSVIDSSANYNDTENIGAKPAKGRFDYNNSAFSFSGDDVIRVIDNTSELDSLYEGLTINAWVKLNESDNHMSIVHRKDSSEYGQFYLGVTKQIFFNINSARLEAYPDLSLKRGEWYMITATFGNNMMHVYLNGELVSSGRYSGRLEMGKSDILIGNNQEGTEPFKGSIDEVKIYNYAVSESAIDEFYQDRFRGYNLEAQNLLQLSFSGSFTDSSSSELLVKSDGGDFAEDRLGNTESAYSFDGIDDAVFIEDSNASLDSVFNALSLTAWVNMRSEGEDYPTSTIISRKDEEYDRYTIEIVDHSIAGHSEDKIGEKIRFQLDDVELTFGAPQIKPGEWFHVAATYDGERVRLYLNGQLVRYDDYKGLITVSDSDLYIGNNAEGNQPFYGEIDEVQIFSYALSDSTIAEMIDIELELAISNEPEPKTEIPADFELSQNYPNPFNPTTNIQFSMPRAGNVSLKVYNTLGREVATLRDDRLSAGSHTVTFDAGNLSSGVYFYQLKYKGLVMTKKMLLIK; encoded by the coding sequence ATGAAGTATCACTTATCATGTTTAAGAGAACAGCCTTTCTTCATTCTATTGCTCTTCATTTTGTTGTTGCCGGCCTCAAATATTTTCGCTCAGAGTGAGGACTCCGAACCGGTGTTGCATCTGGCCTTTGAAAATTCTGTAGTTGATTCTACGGGCTTGAATCCTGATATAACCGTGGAAGGTGGTCAATATGTTGAAGACCGAAACGGAAATCCAAACAGTGCCTTCTATTTCGATGGGATTGACGATGCGATCACGATTGCAGATACCGATAATGCGTTGGATAGTATAAGTAACAGCACAGGAATAACATTTATGTTGTGGTTTAAAGTGGAAGGTTTTCCCGAGTATATATCCAGATCAATGTTTTTAGAACGCTATGATGAGTTTATAGATGATTACTGGAAGAGCGAAGGGTATCATTTTGGCATTAATAATGTAGGGTTTCTTCATGTCAGGGCCGGCGGTGTTGGTGGGGGTAATTTCCTGGTGGAAAATGATCAATGGCTCCATCTTGCTGTTACCATGAAGAATGGGGACTTCAAAACATATATTAATGGTGAATTAAACGCTGAGGGAGAAAGATGGTTTAAATCAGCATCGGATTCGCCTATAACAATTGGCTCTACCCGCTTTTCCGATCAAAAGTATATAGGCCGGATGGATGATCTTAAAATTTATGATCATGTAGTTGATGTGAATACTATTCGCAAGGCTGCAGATGTACGACCAATAATTGATGAAAAAATTGTAGACATATCTTTCTCTAATACCATAGCAGACTCCAGCTTTTTCCAGTATCCCATATATGAATTTAGTGAGACTGGAAAAGGTGATGGAACATTTATAAAGGATAGGTTTGGATCTGAGAATCAGGCCTATGATTTCAAAAATGCTGAGAAGCCAATCCGTATTTCTGATGAAAAGTTTTATCAAACATTTGATAACAGGGAAGAATTTACTCTGTCTACCTGGCTATATTTGGATTCATATGCAACTAAAGATGTCGAGCAGATAATAGCAGGGGTGCCTTTTAATACCTATGGAGATTACCCGGGGTTTGTCTTGGAAATGGAGGAAGGCGGGTATTTGAAATTTTATACCAGGGATATGAGACTCGAGAAGAAGAACCAGCTTCCTCAAAATCAATGGGTAAACGTTGCAATTACTTATGACGGAGAAAAACCTGAATTATTTATTAATGGAAAAAAAGACCAGAATACCAGGCTTATTCGACATATAGGAATTGAAAAGAAAAATATCGGGAATGAAAGAGAATTTTATTTAGGCAGTGATTTGAACTTTGAGAGAAATTTTGAGGGAGCTTTAGATGATATTGCCTTATACAATTATGTGCTCACTGAAAATGAGATTCAGAATTCGGTTATTGATTATGAATTCGAGTTTGACCAACCACAGGAGTCTGTTCTGACTTATCTCCCATTTGAAGGCTCAGTTACAGATCAGGCAGACATTGATAATGATATTTCAATAGCAGGCGGTAGTCTGACAACGGATCGTTTCAATAATGATGATAGAGCATTTTCCTTGGACCAGGAAGATTTTATTACCTATAACGATACAGACAACAGAATTGATTCTCTCTATAAAGGGTTCACTTTTTCATCCTGGGTGAAAATAAAATCATTGAATGGTACCGGCTCCTATAGTGTGCTGCTTTCAAGGGAAGATGAAGGGATATCAGATAAATTTGAGGTGGAAATTCGTAAAGCGACAAGAGGGTATTTTAAAAACTCATTAGCATTTACGATAAACGGAAAAACGACCGCAGTTTCTTCAACAGATATTGTAGAAGGGCATTGGATACACTTGGGATTTACCTTTAACGGAGATAGCCTGAAAACTTTTTTAAACGGAGATTTACTCAGTGTTTCAACTTACGAGACAAGCTTAAGTGTTAATGATTCTGATTTATATATAGGTGGTAAAGCAATCTATGGCAATAATGAACAGGGCTTTGCAGGTTCTGTTGATGACGTGCGTCTTTATAATTATGTGATTGAAGACAGTACCATGAAGTCATTTTATGATTTATATACCGAAGGAAGAAAGTTCAAAAAAGAACAGTTAGTCTATCTTCCTTTCAGTGGGTCAGTGATTGATTCCTCTGCAAATTATAATGACACGGAGAATATTGGTGCCAAACCAGCAAAAGGCAGGTTCGATTATAACAACTCGGCATTTTCTTTTTCAGGAGATGATGTAATAAGAGTTATAGATAATACGTCCGAATTAGACTCATTGTATGAAGGGCTGACCATAAATGCCTGGGTAAAACTAAATGAGTCTGACAATCACATGTCGATTGTACACAGAAAAGACTCCTCCGAATACGGACAATTTTATTTGGGTGTGACCAAACAGATATTCTTCAATATTAACAGCGCGAGACTTGAAGCTTACCCGGATCTGTCTTTGAAAAGAGGGGAGTGGTATATGATAACCGCTACCTTTGGAAACAATATGATGCATGTTTACCTGAATGGTGAATTGGTTTCCAGTGGCAGATATTCTGGTCGATTAGAAATGGGAAAATCTGATATTTTAATTGGAAACAATCAGGAGGGTACGGAACCTTTCAAGGGATCCATAGATGAAGTAAAGATCTATAATTATGCTGTCTCCGAGAGTGCCATTGATGAGTTCTACCAGGATAGATTCAGAGGATATAATTTGGAGGCTCAGAACTTGCTTCAGCTCTCATTTAGCGGCAGTTTTACCGATTCAAGTAGCTCGGAACTGTTAGTAAAAAGTGATGGTGGAGATTTTGCTGAAGACAGGTTGGGAAATACAGAATCGGCGTATTCTTTTGATGGAATTGATGACGCTGTTTTTATAGAAGATAGTAATGCGTCGCTGGATTCTGTTTTTAATGCTTTGAGTCTTACCGCATGGGTAAACATGAGAAGTGAAGGAGAAGATTATCCCACGAGCACCATTATTTCAAGAAAGGATGAAGAATATGACAGATACACTATTGAAATAGTTGATCATTCGATAGCAGGACATTCAGAAGATAAAATTGGAGAAAAAATCAGGTTTCAACTTGATGATGTAGAACTCACTTTCGGTGCTCCCCAAATTAAACCCGGAGAATGGTTTCATGTGGCTGCTACTTATGATGGAGAGAGAGTGCGTTTATATCTGAATGGTCAGCTTGTAAGATATGACGATTATAAAGGACTGATTACTGTATCAGACTCCGATCTTTATATTGGAAACAATGCTGAAGGAAATCAACCTTTTTATGGAGAGATAGATGAAGTGCAGATATTCAGCTACGCTCTCAGTGATAGTACCATAGCTGAAATGATAGATATAGAATTGGAATTGGCTATTTCTAACGAGCCGGAACCCAAAACAGAAATTCCTGCTGATTTTGAGTTATCCCAGAACTATCCAAATCCTTTCAATCCGACAACCAACATTCAGTTTAGCATGCCACGGGCCGGGAATGTTTCCCTTAAAGTGTATAACACACTTGGCCGGGAAGTAGCAACTTTGAGGGATGATAGGTTAAGTGCTGGTTCTCATACCGTTACTTTTGATGCCGGTAACCTTTCATCAGGAGTATATTTCTATCAGTTAAAGTATAAAGGACTGGTTATGACCAAAAAAATGTTGCTGATCAAATAA
- a CDS encoding glycosyltransferase family 4 protein, whose amino-acid sequence MRIGYITKQNPLNRKAYSGTHYYMYKALENSFEEVIPLGPVDSKYKIIPKIKGRLLRLLSGKVYKYQYDVRLAKRMASIVDQKITDSNPDVLLASLMNPEMAYLKSNLPLYLTADATFTLLNEVYGSHSNLHPLSIKEAKHLEQKAFEKAIKLILPLNWLADSAMKDYGVPSKKIEVIPYGPNLDTNITESELNDIVENRQHSSKVKLLFVGIRWEEKGGPFAVEVLRALTKKGVGAELYIVGCEPEIADKPEEIKVVGFVDKEKEEGRKQLHQLYKDATFFIMPTKAECVGMSFIEAASYGLPSIGSETGGVPEAVVDGETGFICRSSQSPEEVADWIIAVHKNEDRYKKISLQAYSRYKNHMNWENWGKRVLEVIGNELDPH is encoded by the coding sequence ATGAGAATAGGCTACATCACAAAGCAAAATCCTTTAAACCGTAAAGCTTATTCCGGTACGCATTACTATATGTACAAAGCGTTGGAGAATAGCTTTGAAGAAGTTATTCCATTGGGGCCTGTTGATTCCAAGTATAAAATAATTCCCAAAATAAAAGGTAGGCTGCTCCGCTTACTTTCCGGAAAAGTGTACAAATATCAATATGATGTCAGGCTTGCGAAACGGATGGCTTCGATCGTTGATCAAAAAATTACTGATTCAAATCCGGATGTTCTTCTGGCTTCTCTGATGAATCCTGAAATGGCTTATCTGAAGAGTAATTTACCATTATATCTAACCGCCGATGCGACATTCACCCTGCTAAATGAAGTGTATGGAAGTCACTCCAATCTTCATCCTCTGAGTATAAAGGAGGCTAAACATTTGGAGCAAAAAGCCTTTGAAAAAGCGATAAAATTGATTTTACCTCTGAACTGGCTCGCTGATTCTGCGATGAAGGACTACGGAGTTCCCTCAAAGAAAATTGAGGTGATTCCTTATGGGCCAAACTTGGATACAAATATTACAGAGAGTGAGTTAAATGACATAGTTGAGAATCGTCAACATTCCTCAAAAGTAAAGTTGTTGTTTGTAGGGATTCGCTGGGAAGAAAAAGGTGGTCCGTTTGCAGTGGAAGTCCTGCGAGCTTTGACGAAAAAAGGAGTGGGTGCCGAATTATACATTGTGGGTTGTGAACCGGAAATTGCCGATAAACCAGAGGAGATAAAAGTCGTCGGATTTGTAGATAAAGAAAAAGAAGAGGGCAGAAAGCAGTTACATCAGCTGTATAAAGATGCTACATTTTTCATTATGCCTACCAAAGCCGAGTGTGTTGGAATGTCGTTTATAGAAGCGGCTTCATACGGACTTCCATCTATTGGTTCTGAAACCGGCGGGGTACCAGAGGCCGTGGTTGATGGCGAAACAGGATTTATATGCAGATCGTCACAAAGTCCGGAAGAAGTAGCTGATTGGATTATAGCTGTTCATAAAAATGAAGACAGATATAAAAAAATATCCCTGCAAGCGTATAGCCGGTATAAAAATCATATGAATTGGGAGAATTGGGGGAAAAGGGTATTGGAAGTGATCGGGAATGAACTTGATCCACATTAA
- a CDS encoding sulfite exporter TauE/SafE family protein, translating to MVEIFILLIIGLAAGILAGLMGIGGGIIFTPVLFFLFEAEGVENPVLWTVASGLFCTFVAAFGSTVRQYMQKHIFWVEGIKLGVLGAVGVYLGKLLITSPYYSRTEFVIFFSCMLLYAAFMMFRRGNDKDDEYDREYTKMGLKETSITGGAGGFVAALAGVGGGGIMVPIMNLFYKQPFRKAVSVSHLAMIIMVTSGWMQLAFEPGAISGITGFSVGYVDFGAALPLSLGGLAGGFGGAMLNHKINRTYLQWGFAVLAILMASRLIWGIL from the coding sequence TTGGTTGAGATTTTCATTCTATTAATTATAGGGTTGGCAGCGGGCATTCTGGCCGGGTTGATGGGTATCGGTGGCGGTATCATTTTTACACCAGTACTCTTCTTTTTGTTTGAAGCCGAAGGGGTGGAAAATCCGGTACTCTGGACGGTAGCTTCTGGGCTATTTTGTACTTTTGTAGCTGCATTTGGGAGCACGGTGAGACAATATATGCAAAAACACATCTTCTGGGTGGAGGGGATTAAACTGGGTGTGCTGGGAGCGGTTGGCGTTTATCTGGGAAAGTTACTGATTACTTCTCCCTATTACAGTCGCACAGAATTCGTCATCTTTTTTAGCTGTATGCTTCTCTATGCTGCTTTTATGATGTTTCGCAGGGGGAATGACAAGGATGATGAGTATGACCGTGAATACACAAAAATGGGTCTCAAAGAAACGTCCATTACTGGCGGAGCGGGAGGGTTTGTAGCGGCTTTAGCCGGAGTAGGCGGTGGCGGAATTATGGTTCCTATTATGAACCTGTTTTACAAACAACCCTTTCGGAAAGCAGTAAGTGTTTCTCACCTGGCCATGATCATTATGGTTACCTCCGGTTGGATGCAGCTGGCGTTTGAACCAGGAGCTATTTCTGGCATTACCGGGTTTTCGGTCGGATATGTAGATTTTGGTGCAGCTTTGCCTCTTTCCTTAGGAGGATTGGCAGGTGGTTTTGGAGGAGCAATGCTCAACCACAAGATAAACCGAACATACCTGCAGTGGGGGTTTGCTGTACTTGCGATTCTTATGGCAAGTCGGTTAATCTGGGGAATTTTATAG
- a CDS encoding PhzF family phenazine biosynthesis protein, translated as MKLPIYQADAFTDHQFGGNPAAVVPLEEWLSDKQMQNIAAENNLSETAFFVEEGDGYRLRWFTPAVEVDLCGHATLAAGHILFEELGYDKNEVIFKTRSGLLTVKKEGGRLSMNFPAVHPEQAEGPAILFQALGIERTSDVYKSDDYMVVLDSEEEVASLQPDFRMLNEVDARGIIVTAPGDEVDFVSRFFAPQSGIDEDPVTGSAHTKTAPYWSQKLKKEELEARQISKRVGNLTCRMKGDRAEILGKAVTYLKGEIILG; from the coding sequence ATGAAACTACCGATCTATCAGGCCGATGCATTTACAGACCATCAATTTGGAGGGAATCCTGCTGCCGTAGTTCCGTTGGAGGAGTGGCTTTCGGATAAGCAAATGCAGAATATAGCTGCTGAAAACAATTTGTCTGAAACCGCCTTTTTTGTTGAAGAAGGAGACGGCTATCGCTTGCGGTGGTTTACTCCGGCGGTTGAGGTAGATTTATGCGGACATGCTACTTTAGCTGCCGGCCATATCCTGTTTGAGGAATTAGGGTACGACAAGAATGAGGTCATTTTCAAAACCCGCAGTGGCTTGTTGACGGTTAAAAAGGAAGGGGGCCGGTTGTCTATGAACTTTCCGGCGGTTCATCCAGAGCAAGCAGAGGGTCCGGCTATCCTGTTCCAGGCGCTGGGTATTGAGCGGACCTCTGATGTATATAAGTCGGATGACTATATGGTGGTGCTTGACTCCGAAGAAGAAGTAGCCAGCCTTCAGCCTGATTTCCGCATGCTGAACGAAGTGGATGCCCGCGGAATCATTGTGACAGCTCCCGGAGATGAAGTAGACTTTGTTTCCCGCTTTTTTGCTCCCCAATCGGGGATTGATGAAGATCCTGTGACCGGTTCAGCCCATACGAAAACAGCACCATACTGGAGTCAGAAGCTTAAAAAAGAGGAGCTGGAAGCCCGGCAGATTTCAAAGCGTGTTGGAAATTTGACCTGCAGGATGAAAGGCGATCGTGCGGAGATTCTGGGTAAAGCAGTTACCTATCTTAAAGGGGAGATTATTCTTGGTTGA
- a CDS encoding endonuclease MutS2 produces the protein MKLYPNTLLEKLGFDQIRQATLELTQSVRSKELVESLSPSSSKQRVELLTEQTKEMLDVIASADPFPLGEFPEVRDYLGTAKAEGSIIPLPAFVDILKISSLSRQVKSFFKARADQLPRMAKLSEGLIPMKELEKSIKEKVTEHGELRDDASPELRAIRKKLNKRKSDLRTTINRSMKDANKDGMASDEGPTIRNGRMVIPIQAEFKRKIQGFVHDVSASGQTVYIEPVEALNLNNEIRQFEAEEQREIERILKALTQHVNKNSEYIDQNLSFLAEIDVVFAKAKLTNKLDGEIPIIAKNQYLSIKEAYNPILRLKNMSVKKKEDREKIIPLFLRLEEDEQCLMITGPNAGGKSVAMKTVGLMALMIQSGYGVPADPTSEIPIFSGLFVDLGDDQSIENDLSTFSSRLKWMRETIENFEPGSLVLIDEAAAGTDPEEGGALFQSFIEKLLDRNGKIIVTTHHGSLKVFAHEHPKAVNGSMEFDQATLSPTYKFKKGIPGSSYAFEIAQRMNLDEEVLQRSRILLGEAKDKMESLITELETKSQQAADLKEKYSRLQDKAESERKKYENKIQAIEKDKEKIREKALKEAKSIMDSANQRVEQAVQKIVEQNRADKDEIKEIRKEVDQEKKEIDRSLEEIEEKKEEREQTTDDPPQKGDHVRFKDGNTTGELVEINGKNAVVQAGGLRLKTKYKNLVKVEKQQKKKTKARSSIMVGDNSLTTEMVKPSIEVRGMRTEDAIHEVTQYIDRAVYRNMNQVEIIHGKGDGILRSQIQSYLNTRNDVKSVETAPIERGGAGCTVVELK, from the coding sequence ATGAAACTTTACCCTAATACTCTTTTAGAAAAACTCGGTTTTGATCAAATTCGGCAAGCCACGCTGGAATTAACCCAATCGGTGCGTTCAAAAGAACTTGTGGAGTCGCTCTCTCCTTCTTCCAGCAAACAACGGGTGGAATTATTGACTGAGCAGACCAAAGAGATGCTGGATGTAATCGCATCAGCTGACCCATTTCCATTAGGTGAGTTTCCGGAAGTGCGGGATTATCTGGGCACTGCCAAGGCTGAGGGAAGTATCATTCCACTACCTGCTTTTGTGGATATTTTAAAGATTTCGTCCCTGTCTCGACAGGTGAAAAGCTTTTTTAAAGCACGCGCTGATCAGCTTCCGCGAATGGCTAAACTTTCGGAAGGTCTCATCCCGATGAAAGAACTCGAGAAGAGTATTAAGGAAAAAGTTACCGAGCACGGAGAGCTTCGGGATGATGCGAGTCCTGAGTTAAGGGCCATTCGAAAAAAGCTCAATAAGCGAAAATCCGATCTTCGCACTACTATTAATCGTTCTATGAAAGACGCCAACAAGGATGGCATGGCTTCGGATGAAGGGCCAACTATCCGAAATGGACGCATGGTGATTCCAATCCAGGCTGAATTTAAGCGAAAGATTCAGGGCTTTGTGCATGATGTTTCTGCCAGCGGCCAAACGGTTTATATAGAACCGGTGGAAGCCCTGAACCTGAATAATGAAATCCGCCAGTTTGAAGCCGAAGAGCAGCGGGAAATTGAGCGCATCCTGAAAGCACTGACTCAGCATGTGAACAAAAATTCTGAATACATCGACCAGAACCTTTCTTTTCTTGCTGAAATCGATGTTGTATTTGCAAAGGCCAAGCTCACAAACAAATTGGATGGTGAGATTCCCATTATTGCTAAAAACCAGTATTTGAGCATTAAGGAAGCGTATAATCCGATTCTCCGGCTCAAAAATATGAGTGTAAAAAAGAAAGAAGACCGCGAGAAAATTATCCCGTTGTTTCTGCGGCTTGAAGAAGATGAGCAGTGCCTGATGATTACCGGACCCAATGCCGGTGGAAAATCCGTGGCCATGAAAACAGTCGGGCTGATGGCCCTTATGATTCAATCCGGTTATGGAGTTCCAGCTGATCCCACGTCTGAAATCCCTATTTTCTCCGGACTTTTTGTGGATCTTGGGGATGATCAATCTATTGAAAATGACCTGAGTACGTTTTCCTCCCGGCTGAAATGGATGCGTGAAACCATTGAGAATTTTGAGCCCGGAAGTTTGGTTTTAATTGATGAGGCAGCAGCAGGAACAGACCCGGAAGAAGGCGGAGCTCTTTTTCAATCTTTCATTGAGAAGTTGCTCGACCGAAATGGGAAAATTATTGTGACCACACACCATGGTTCGCTGAAAGTGTTTGCTCATGAGCATCCAAAAGCGGTAAACGGGTCTATGGAATTTGATCAGGCTACACTCTCTCCTACCTATAAATTTAAAAAAGGAATTCCGGGCAGCAGCTATGCTTTTGAAATTGCCCAGCGTATGAATCTGGATGAAGAGGTGCTTCAACGGTCACGTATTTTGTTAGGTGAGGCTAAAGATAAAATGGAGTCTTTGATCACCGAACTGGAAACAAAATCACAGCAGGCAGCTGATCTCAAAGAGAAGTATTCCAGGCTCCAGGATAAAGCTGAATCAGAGCGCAAAAAATATGAGAATAAGATTCAGGCTATCGAAAAAGACAAGGAGAAAATCCGGGAAAAAGCATTGAAGGAAGCGAAGTCCATCATGGATTCTGCCAATCAGCGGGTAGAACAAGCCGTTCAGAAGATCGTTGAACAGAATCGGGCGGATAAAGACGAGATCAAGGAAATCCGCAAGGAAGTAGATCAGGAGAAAAAGGAAATTGACCGCTCTTTGGAGGAAATTGAAGAGAAAAAAGAAGAGCGAGAACAAACAACCGATGATCCACCTCAGAAAGGAGATCATGTCCGGTTTAAAGATGGAAATACCACGGGTGAACTGGTGGAAATCAACGGCAAGAATGCGGTGGTACAGGCCGGTGGCTTAAGGCTCAAAACCAAGTACAAAAACCTTGTTAAGGTAGAGAAACAGCAAAAGAAGAAAACAAAAGCCCGATCTTCCATCATGGTGGGCGATAATAGTCTGACGACCGAAATGGTGAAGCCCTCCATCGAAGTGCGGGGAATGAGAACAGAAGATGCTATTCATGAAGTTACCCAATACATCGACCGGGCCGTGTACCGGAATATGAATCAGGTCGAGATTATTCATGGCAAAGGCGATGGAATTTTACGCAGCCAGATTCAATCTTACCTCAACACCCGCAATGATGTGAAAAGTGTGGAAACGGCGCCTATTGAACGAGGTGGAGCTGGTTGTACGGTTGTGGAGTTGAAGTAG